The following coding sequences lie in one Amycolatopsis cihanbeyliensis genomic window:
- a CDS encoding carbohydrate-binding protein: MPTSPLHTFPLHTSSLHTPPPHTPAPPTRRRRLGAATAIAALLVTVPLAAPSAQASVPPPDPGWTLEWSDDFTGPAGSLPSSDNWIFDLGHNYPGGPANWGTGEIARHTDDPSNISLDGSGNLRITPRRDGAGNWTSARIETQRADFRPPDGGVLRIEGRLQMPNVTGSAALGYWPAFWALGSPYRGNYWNWPGIGEFDIMENVNGMNQVWAVLHCGTAPGGPCNENNGIGASRTCPGASCQSAFHDYRFEWDSSGSVGELRWYVDGQQYHSVRQDQLPADTWNQMTSHAGYFILLNVAMGGAFPDGVAGFQTPTAETVPGHPMVVDYVAVWTHGGSGDPGDPGDPPGGGDAYSTLQAEDFQQQSGLNTYGSHIGSAANGDWARYEDIDFGDTPARQFVARAASGAAGGVSGLVEVRLDSLSGTPVGSFAIGDTGGWQSWREVPANIDPVTGVHDVYLTFASGQPADFVNVDWFTFKH; encoded by the coding sequence ATGCCCACCTCTCCCCTGCACACATTTCCCCTGCACACCTCTTCCCTGCACACACCTCCCCCGCACACACCCGCACCACCCACCAGGCGCAGGCGGCTGGGCGCGGCCACGGCCATCGCCGCGCTGCTGGTCACCGTCCCGCTCGCGGCACCATCGGCGCAGGCCTCGGTGCCGCCGCCGGACCCCGGTTGGACCCTGGAATGGAGCGACGACTTCACCGGTCCGGCCGGGTCCCTGCCCTCCTCCGACAACTGGATCTTCGACCTCGGGCACAACTACCCCGGCGGCCCCGCGAACTGGGGCACCGGCGAGATCGCCCGGCACACCGACGACCCCTCCAACATCAGCCTGGACGGCTCCGGCAACCTGCGGATCACCCCGCGCCGGGACGGCGCGGGCAACTGGACCTCGGCCCGGATCGAGACGCAGCGGGCCGACTTCCGGCCGCCGGACGGCGGGGTGCTGCGGATCGAGGGCCGCCTCCAGATGCCGAACGTCACCGGTTCGGCCGCGCTCGGCTACTGGCCCGCCTTCTGGGCACTCGGCTCGCCCTACCGCGGTAACTACTGGAACTGGCCCGGTATCGGCGAGTTCGACATCATGGAGAACGTCAACGGCATGAACCAGGTGTGGGCGGTACTCCACTGTGGAACCGCGCCCGGCGGCCCGTGCAACGAGAACAACGGCATCGGCGCCAGCCGTACCTGCCCCGGCGCGAGCTGCCAGTCCGCGTTCCACGACTACCGGTTCGAATGGGACAGCAGCGGATCCGTGGGTGAGCTGCGCTGGTACGTGGACGGCCAGCAGTACCACAGCGTGCGCCAGGACCAGCTGCCCGCGGACACCTGGAACCAGATGACCAGCCACGCCGGGTACTTCATCCTGCTGAACGTCGCGATGGGTGGCGCGTTCCCGGACGGCGTCGCCGGGTTCCAGACCCCGACCGCCGAGACCGTGCCCGGCCACCCGATGGTGGTCGACTATGTGGCGGTCTGGACCCACGGTGGCAGCGGCGACCCCGGCGATCCCGGCGACCCGCCCGGCGGCGGGGACGCCTACTCCACCCTGCAGGCCGAGGATTTCCAGCAACAGTCCGGGTTGAACACCTACGGCTCGCACATCGGCTCGGCGGCGAACGGTGACTGGGCGCGGTACGAGGACATCGACTTCGGCGACACCCCCGCGCGGCAGTTCGTGGCCCGCGCGGCCTCCGGGGCCGCCGGCGGGGTGAGCGGCCTGGTCGAGGTCCGGCTGGACAGCCTCAGCGGCACGCCGGTCGGCAGCTTCGCCATCGGCGACACCGGTGGCTGGCAGAGCTGGCGCGAGGTGCCGGCCAACATCGACCCGGTCACCGGGGTACACGACGTCTACCTGACCTTCGCCAGCGGGCAGCCTGCCGACTTCGTCAACGTCGACTGGTTCACCTTCAAGCACTGA